The genome window GTATCCTCGGCGCCAACGATCTTTTGGTGGAAGGCATCACATACCGACCACGAACCGCAGCGACGCGACAGACTTTCGATCTCATCATTACCTCGGTAGCCAAAACTCTGGGCGACGTACCCCACGAGGTCGTACGTAGCGCAGCGGATGCCGTCCTGGAATATTTGAAGGATGATGATTTGAAAGATCTGGATAAAAAGAGGGAAATCGACGACATCTTGGGTGTGACACTAAACCCCAAGGAATTTAATGAGTTGGTGAACCTCGGCAAGAAGATCACAGATTACGACGCccaggacgacgatgaggacgTTGCGATGGGTGGCGCCGATGGTGAGGATGCTGAAATAGATGAGCGCCAGGGTGTCGCGGTCGCGTtcgatgaagacgaagaggatgacgaggGGGGCCTTGTTCATGAAGTCCGTGACGAATCTTcagaggacgaagaggaagaggaagaggaagagaaggaacAGAGTGCtgaaggcaaggaagaagatgctgttGCTGACGTTGGGGATGAGATGATTCTCGACTCGGCGCCTTCAGGTGGCAAACAAGACGAGAAAGACAAGCATAGCATACCAGCCCGAGACATCGACACATTTTGGTTACAACGGCAAATCGGCACACTATACCCCGACGCTCATGAGCAAAGCGACAAAACAAAGGAGGCTCTGAAGATCCTGTCAGGAGAACCtggtgaggatggcgaggaaAAGTCCTTACGTGATGTTGAGAACGATCTCATGGAGTTGTTCGACTACGAGCACCATGAGTTGGTtcagaagcttgttgagaacAGGGAGAAGGTTTTCTGGCTTACAAAATTAGCACGAACACAGACTCCCGAAGAGCGCGCTGACGTTGAGCGTGAAATGGTCTCAGAGGGTCTTCAATGGATACTCAACGAACTCAAGGGTAAAGACACTGCCGAGGGtaagaagggcaagattgACATCAAGATGGACATTGATGTCCCAGCTTCCTTTACCGCGGATGGACCCAAGGCTGAACGTGCCGAGGGCCAACTTGTCGGCGGGCTTCAGCCTCGaaagctcatcaacctcgataATCTGGTCTTCGATCAAGGAAATCACCTTATGACAAACCCCAAGGTCCGGCTACCAGAAGGCTCAACCAAGAGGACATTCAAGGGCTATGAAGAAATTCACATCCCTACTCCTAAGAAACGCAATGAGCCCGGCGATGTCTTGATACCCATTTCTGATATGCCAGAGTGGTCACGAAACCCCTTCAGTAAAAATCAGTCCTTGAACAAGATCCAGTCCAAGTGCTATCCTTCAGCattcgatgatgatggaaacaTGCTTGTTTGTGCTCCTACTGGTAGTGGAAAAACCAATGTTGGTATGCTCGCTATTCTCCGGGAAATTGGAAAGCATCGCAACCCTGAGACCGGCGATATCGATCTAGACGCCTTTAAGATCGTCTGTATCGCTCCTTTGAAGGCTCTAGTTCAAGAACAGGTTGGCAATCTGGGTGGTAGGCTCGAGCCGTATGGTATTCGAGTCGCAGAATTGACAGGTGATCGTCAACTTACCAAGCAACAAATCGCCGAGACACAGATCATCGTCACAACCCCCGAGAAATGGGACGTCATCACCAGAAAGTCCAATGACTTGACCTACACCAACCTCGTGCGCCTCATCATTATCGACGAAATCCACCTTCTCCACGACGACCGTGGCCCTGTACTGGAAAGCATTGTTAGCCGAACCATCCGCAAGACTGAACAAACTGGCGAGCCAGTTCGAATCATTGGTCTTTCTGCCACCCTGCCCAACTACAAAGATGTTGCGAGCTTCTTGCGAGTGGACACGAAGAAGGGTCTCTTCCACTTTGACGGATCTTTCCGACCCTGCCCTCTGCGACAGGAGTTTGTTGGTGTCACTGACCGTAAAGCCATCAAGCAGCTAAAGACCATGAACGACGTCTGCTACAATAAGGTGATCGAGCATGTGGGCACAAACCGTAACCAGATGCTTATCTTTGTGCATTCCCGAAAAGAGACTGCCAAGACTGCTCGCTACATCCGCGATAAGGCTCTTGAGTCAGACACAATCAACCAGATCCTTCGTCACGATGCTGGTAGCCGTGAGGTCCTCAATGAAGCGTCTTCTCAGGCAACTGACCAAGACCTCAAGGATATTCTGCCATATGGTTTCGGCATCCACCATGCTGGTATGAGCCGAGCTGACAGGACAGATGTCGAAAACCTTTTTGCCCATGGTGCTATCCAGGTCCTGGTGTGTACTGCTACACTGGCTTGGGGTGTGAACTTGCCTGCCCATACAGTTGTCATCAAGGGAACACAGGTTTACTCCCCCGAGAAGGGTAGCTGGGTTGAGCTCAGCCCTCAAGACGTCCTTCAGATGCTTGGACGTGCAGGCCGACCCCAATACGATACTTATGGAGAAGGTATCATCATTACGACACAGAGTGAAATGCAATACTATCTCTCACTTTTGAATCAGCAGCTTCCGATTGAGAGTCAGTTTGTCAGCAAGCTGGTGGACAACCTGAATGCCGAAATCGTTCTTGGCAACGTAAGGACTCGTGATGAGGGCGTTGAGTGGTTGGGCTACACATACCTCTTTGTCAGAATGCTTCGCTCGCCTGGACTTTACCAGGTGGGCGCAGAGTACGAAGATGATATGGCTCTTGAGCAGAAGCGAGTTGATTTGATTCATTCTGCCGCCATGGTTCTGCGAAAGTCAAATCTCATCAAGTATGATGAAAAGACTGGAAAGCTCCAGTCAACTGAGCTTGGTCGTATCGCTTCGCATTATTATATCACATTCGGTTCTATGGAGACTTacaacaacctcatccaGCCTTCTATCACTACGATCGAGCTCTTCCGTGTCTTCGCCCTCAGTGCTGAATTCAAGTATATCCCTGTTCGAcaggatgagaagcttgagttGGCTAAGCTGCTGGGCCGAGTCCCAATCCCCGTCAAAGAGAGCATTGAGGAACCCCACGCCAAGATCAATGTCCTCTTGCAAGCATACATCTCGCGCCTCAAGCTCGATGGTCTCGCGCTCATGGCCGACATGGTGTACGTTACGCAATCTGCTGGCCGTATCTTGCGCGCTATCTTTGAGATCGCAATGAAGAAAGGCTGGGCATCCGTTGCGAAGACTGCTCTGGACCTCTGTAAGATGGCCGAGAAGCGGATGTGGCCAACAATGTCACCTCTTCGACAGTTCCCCTCTTGTCCTCGGGATGTTATTCAGAAGGCTGAGAAAATCGATGTGTCTTGGAGCAGCTACTTTGATCTGGATCCTCCCCGTATGggtgagcttcttggccttcctCGAGCCGGCCGTACTGTATGTGGCTTGGTCAACAAGTTCCCGCGAGTCGAAGTCCAGGCTCAAGTTCAACCTATGACAAGATCGATGCTACGTGTTGAACTGAGCATCACACCCAATTTTGAGTGGGACGATTCTATCCACGGCGCCGCAGAGAGCTTTTGGATTATTGTTGAGGACTGCGATGGAGAAGACATACTTTACCACGACACCTTTTTGTTGCGCAAGGAATACGCCGAATCGGAGCAAAATGAGCACATTGTCGACTTCACCGTTCCTATCACAGACCCAATGCCTCCAAACTACTTCGTTTCGGTTATCTCTGACCGATGGATGCATGCTGAGACCAGACTTCCTGTTCCTTTCCATAAGTTGATCTTGCCTGAGAAGTTCCCTCCTCATACAGAACTTCTCGAGCTTCAGCCTCTCCCCGTTTCTGCCCTCAAGGTGTCAAGCTACATCGATCTCTATCCTGTATGGAAGCAGTTCAACAGAATCCAAACACAGACTTTCAACTCGCTGTATAAGACTGATGCGAATGTGTTTATTGGAGCTCCCACAGGTAGCGGCAAGACTGTTTGTGCCGAATTTGCTCTTCTAAGGCACTGGACAAAGGGCGATGTTGGTCGTGCCGTGTATATTGCCCCCTTCCAAGAACTCGTTGACTCTCGCCTCCAAGATTGGCAGAAGAGGCTCAGCCATCTCAATGGCGGCAAAGAGATAGTGAAGCTTACTGGTGAGACGGCAACAGATCTCAAGCTGTTGGAAAAGGGcgacttgatcttggcaacCCCAACTCAGTGGGATGTGCTATCAAGACAATGGAAGCGACGCAAGAACGTTCAGACAGTTGAACTGTTTATTGCTGACGAGGTCCATCTCCTTGGTAGTTCTCAAGGTTATGTGTACGAGACGATCGTCTCTCGTATGCATTACATCCGCACACAGACAGAATTACCCCTGCGAATTGTCGCATTGAGTGTATCGCTGGCGAACGCTCGAGACATTGGTGAATGGATCGATGCAAAGAAGCACGACATCTATAACTTCAGTCCACATGTTCGACCGGTCCCTCTTGAGCTTCACCTCCAGTCATTCACAAATACTCATTTCCCATCTCTCATGCTTGCCATGGCCAAGCCCACGTATCTGGCCATCACACAAATGTCTCCTGACAAGCCTGCCATGATCTTTGTGCCCAGCCGCAAGCAGACTCGTGCAACTGCCCGAGATTTGTTGGCTGCAGCCTTtgctgacgatgatgaggaccgTTTCCTTCACGCTGAGGTAGAGCAAATGAAGCCTCTGCTTGAACGCATCAACGAGGAGGCTCTCGCCGAAGCCCTCTCTCACGGTGTTGGCTACTACCATGAGGCTCTTAGCCAGAGTGACAAGCGAATTGTTAAGCATCTCTACGACAATGGTGCTATCCAGGTGCTTGTTGCTTCACGCGATGTTTGCTGGGAGCTCAACAGCACGGCTCATCTCGTTATTGTTATGGGCACACAATACTTTGAAGGCCGAGAGCATCGATATGTTGACTACCCTCTCAGTGAGGTGTTGCACATGTTCGGTAAAGCTCTTAGACCCTCCAAGGACGGTAGAGGCCGAGGCGTCCTTATGCTGCCCCAAGTCAAGCGCGAGTACTACAAGAAATTCCTAAATGAGGCCCTTCCTGTTGAGTCGCATCTGCACAACTACTTGCACGATGTCTTCGTGACAGAGATCAGCACCAAGATGATCGAGTCGGGTGACGATGCGATCAACTGGACTACTTTCACCTACTTCTATCGAAGGCTGCTTGCCAACCCAAGTTATTATAGCTTGACAAGCACAACGCATGAGGGCCTCAGCAACTACATGTCTGACTTGGTTGAGACGACTCTCCGTGAGCTCAGCGAATCCAAGATCATTGAGtttgacgaggatgacgGATCCGTGGCACCTCAAAACGCAGCCATGATTGCGGCATACTATAACATTTCCTACATCACGATGCAGACTTTCCTGCTCTCTTTGAGCGCTCGCACGAAGCTCAAAGGTATTATGGAAATCGTCACTTCAGCAACAGAGTTCGAGTCGATCCAGATTCGACGTCATGAGGATGGTCTGTTGCGACGCATTTACGACCGAGTGCCTGTCAAGATGTCTGAACCAGTTTATGACTCCCCTCATTTCAAATCCTTCGTCTTGCTCCAGTCTCACTTCTCCCGTATGCAGCTGCCAATTGATCTTGCAAAGGACCAGGAGGTCCTGCTGTCGAGGGTGTTGAGCCTTCTTAGTGCCATGGTCGACATTCTGTCTTCGGAGGGGCATCTCAACGCCATGAGCGCTATGGAGATGTCACAGATGATTGTTCAGGGAATGTGGGATCGGGACAGCCCTCTTAAACAAATTCCTCACTTCTCACCGGAGGTTGTCAAGGTGGCGAATGAGTTTGGGTACGTACTTAGTGATAAATTGGTCGGACCGTCAGCTAATGTTGTTCGCAGAATCAAGGATATCTTTGATTTCATGGAAGCCATGAACCCGGATGAGAATGCCGATTATAACAAGCTTGTTAAGCGACTTGGCTTGTCACAAAACCAATTGGCACAGGCCGCAAACTTCACAAACGACAAGTACCCTGACCTGGAGCTTGAACATGAGGTTCTTGACGAGGGTGAGATCAGGGCAGGTGAACCGGCCTACCTGAACATCAAGATTGCTCGCAAtttggaagaggaggacggCGATTATGACTCTACCGTACACGCACCATTCTACCCAtccaagaagatggagaactggtggttggttgttggtgatgagaagactAAAAGCCTCTTGGCCATCAAGCGAGTGACAATCGGGCGGGAACTGAACGTTCGCCTCGAGTACACTGTGCCATCACCTGGTGAGCATGATCTGAAGCTGTTCCTAATGAGTGATAGTTATGTTGGAGTCGACCAGGAGCGGGAGTTTTCGGTTACAGCAGCCGAGGGCATGGAcgtggatgatgatgaagaggacgaggacgaggacgaagacgaggagtAGAAGCTCAAAGCTCACTCCGAATTACAATTACCACGGCGATTGCCAGCGATGGCGTTGTACACTACTGAAGACTACGAATGCGGATTTAGGAGATAATAATCGAATCTATCAACTCGGGACTATGACTGAGATGTGCTTTTTGAGATGAGTTTTCTGGATACAAGCCGATCTGTGTGTATGTCTAATAATGCATCACGAGTGAAAGAGGCGCGAGGTGTTGAGATCTAGTGTTCACAACGCCAAACGCGTCCAGAGAGAGCTAGGCCCACGACGTGACTTTTGCCGGGAATTGGgcagtgaagatggtgaGAAAAGAGACTACGGACGCGTCCCTCCGATGGTCTTGTATACCAGGGCGTCGAATCAGCGTCGACTACGCGCTGGGCCTTTGATGTCGTGTGTGAGAGGGAGACAGCCTGGGGTTGGGGATGACGCCGCCCGCAGCGCAAATGCCAGATACACATCACGTGACCGATGCTCTGGTGACGTTTGAAAGTGCTTCTGTTTCCCTTGCAAAGCCCAGTCCAGCCCATCAACTCACACCAGCGTTTTTTCTTCGTCAACCCCAACATCGCGGCACAACTCGAAGAGG of Fusarium oxysporum Fo47 chromosome I, complete sequence contains these proteins:
- a CDS encoding Sec63 Brl domain-containing protein, which gives rise to MSDANRDVSQYKYSAMSNLVLQADRRFVTRRTDEATGDPESLAGRLSIRDMGARVARDDAPKPKKQPGLPEIERGSLREGEDILAREQRRRKAEAPQSTGILGANDLLVEGITYRPRTAATRQTFDLIITSVAKTLGDVPHEVVRSAADAVLEYLKDDDLKDLDKKREIDDILGVTLNPKEFNELVNLGKKITDYDAQDDDEDVAMGGADGEDAEIDERQGVAVAFDEDEEDDEGGLVHEVRDESSEDEEEEEEEEKEQSAEGKEEDAVADVGDEMILDSAPSGGKQDEKDKHSIPARDIDTFWLQRQIGTLYPDAHEQSDKTKEALKILSGEPGEDGEEKSLRDVENDLMELFDYEHHELVQKLVENREKVFWLTKLARTQTPEERADVEREMVSEGLQWILNELKGKDTAEGKKGKIDIKMDIDVPASFTADGPKAERAEGQLVGGLQPRKLINLDNLVFDQGNHLMTNPKVRLPEGSTKRTFKGYEEIHIPTPKKRNEPGDVLIPISDMPEWSRNPFSKNQSLNKIQSKCYPSAFDDDGNMLVCAPTGSGKTNVGMLAILREIGKHRNPETGDIDLDAFKIVCIAPLKALVQEQVGNLGGRLEPYGIRVAELTGDRQLTKQQIAETQIIVTTPEKWDVITRKSNDLTYTNLVRLIIIDEIHLLHDDRGPVLESIVSRTIRKTEQTGEPVRIIGLSATLPNYKDVASFLRVDTKKGLFHFDGSFRPCPLRQEFVGVTDRKAIKQLKTMNDVCYNKVIEHVGTNRNQMLIFVHSRKETAKTARYIRDKALESDTINQILRHDAGSREVLNEASSQATDQDLKDILPYGFGIHHAGMSRADRTDVENLFAHGAIQVLVCTATLAWGVNLPAHTVVIKGTQVYSPEKGSWVELSPQDVLQMLGRAGRPQYDTYGEGIIITTQSEMQYYLSLLNQQLPIESQFVSKLVDNLNAEIVLGNVRTRDEGVEWLGYTYLFVRMLRSPGLYQVGAEYEDDMALEQKRVDLIHSAAMVLRKSNLIKYDEKTGKLQSTELGRIASHYYITFGSMETYNNLIQPSITTIELFRVFALSAEFKYIPVRQDEKLELAKLLGRVPIPVKESIEEPHAKINVLLQAYISRLKLDGLALMADMVYVTQSAGRILRAIFEIAMKKGWASVAKTALDLCKMAEKRMWPTMSPLRQFPSCPRDVIQKAEKIDVSWSSYFDLDPPRMGELLGLPRAGRTVCGLVNKFPRVEVQAQVQPMTRSMLRVELSITPNFEWDDSIHGAAESFWIIVEDCDGEDILYHDTFLLRKEYAESEQNEHIVDFTVPITDPMPPNYFVSVISDRWMHAETRLPVPFHKLILPEKFPPHTELLELQPLPVSALKVSSYIDLYPVWKQFNRIQTQTFNSLYKTDANVFIGAPTGSGKTVCAEFALLRHWTKGDVGRAVYIAPFQELVDSRLQDWQKRLSHLNGGKEIVKLTGETATDLKLLEKGDLILATPTQWDVLSRQWKRRKNVQTVELFIADEVHLLGSSQGYVYETIVSRMHYIRTQTELPLRIVALSVSLANARDIGEWIDAKKHDIYNFSPHVRPVPLELHLQSFTNTHFPSLMLAMAKPTYLAITQMSPDKPAMIFVPSRKQTRATARDLLAAAFADDDEDRFLHAEVEQMKPLLERINEEALAEALSHGVGYYHEALSQSDKRIVKHLYDNGAIQVLVASRDVCWELNSTAHLVIVMGTQYFEGREHRYVDYPLSEVLHMFGKALRPSKDGRGRGVLMLPQVKREYYKKFLNEALPVESHLHNYLHDVFVTEISTKMIESGDDAINWTTFTYFYRRLLANPSYYSLTSTTHEGLSNYMSDLVETTLRELSESKIIEFDEDDGSVAPQNAAMIAAYYNISYITMQTFLLSLSARTKLKGIMEIVTSATEFESIQIRRHEDGLLRRIYDRVPVKMSEPVYDSPHFKSFVLLQSHFSRMQLPIDLAKDQEVLLSRVLSLLSAMVDILSSEGHLNAMSAMEMSQMIVQGMWDRDSPLKQIPHFSPEVVKVANEFGIKDIFDFMEAMNPDENADYNKLVKRLGLSQNQLAQAANFTNDKYPDLELEHEVLDEGEIRAGEPAYLNIKIARNLEEEDGDYDSTVHAPFYPSKKMENWWLVVGDEKTKSLLAIKRVTIGRELNVRLEYTVPSPGEHDLKLFLMSDSYVGVDQEREFSVTAAEGMDVDDDEEDEDEDEDEE